The DNA sequence TAAGAAGGGAGGGCGCTGGGCAATTGTAGCCTACCCTCAGTCAGCCAGGgcggagcagggagggggcccaGGGACACATGTGCAAACGCAGACACCCTGGCATACCATCTGGGTCTCTAGTTGAGCCTGGCATCCCTTTTGATCCCATATTTTTCCCCCACTCCCAATCCTTTCCCTTTACCCATGAGCACAGACCGTGGGGTCTTGTGAACTCTACAAATTCAAGGTCTTCTGATGGCAGACCAGAGAGCCACAAGCAGAATCTACGGCACATCACTAGACCTCTCCCCATAGGGCATCTgatccatcacccacccccctgccactGGCACAACCACTTAAAACCCACAGCTGGCAGGTCCGTGGCCTTCCTCTCAGGACATGCATGGGCACCCCCATCTCTGCAGCTCATGGCTGACCCCTCTCCCTCGGCCTTGGAGTCCTCCATGTTGTTGCTCTCCATGTCTCTGGTGCTGGAGTTGACTTCGATAGAAACAGAAGTGTCCTTGGAGGCGGCAGTCTAGGTCAGGGGAAGAGAGGGGCCGTAAAAAGCTGTCCCAGCTGTCATCTGACAGCCAAGCCAGGCAAGTCTGGTACCACCCCCAGGCTTTGGGCAGGTAGGCAGGCCAGGAACTGAAGCTTGGGACCCAGGGCTGCCAGACTGAAGGTGGTGGGGTTCTGACCAGCTCCAGGAACAGCCAGATTGGAAAAGGATTGTGGTGGTCCACGCTTGTTACTGGCTTAGGATGtgggagaaaacaaaactccACCCAGAGCACTGACCCACCAGGGGAGCAAAGCAGGGGTCCTGGGGGCATCAGGGAGAAGAGGGGAATGAATGAGGTTAAGAAGTCAGGAGGCCAGGAGTCCCTGGCTCAGAGAGGCCCCTGCCTGTTTCTGGAGCTTCTTCAGTCGCTTCAGCTTTTGCTCCTGCTTCTTGACCAGCTTCTTCTTCCGGGAGATGAGGTGGTCAACATCCACACCGCACTAGAGAGAAATGTCAGAAGGGATGCAGACATTCTGGGGAGGTAAGGGACCCTATGACACTCACCCTGGGGACCCCAGGCCTCACCCTCTGCTTCAGTGCGTCGCTGTAGAGCTCAGCATTAGCAAAGTACATGGTGGCTGAGGAGCGGAAGATCTTCACGCCTGGGACCTCCCTGGCCTAGGGATGGGTCAGGGTTGGGGGTGGCTGAGCCCTCTGCTCTCCTGGTTGTATCTTGCTCTCCTGCTTTCCTCTCCTGTATGGCCCAAGGGCCCCCCATCACCAAGCCCCTGCCCTCCCAGACCTTGGGCCACAGGTTTGGCTACATAACCCTAACACCTCGTCCTGCTCcctacccctcacccccaccacccaGACCCTCAGCCAAGCCCGTCAAAGCTTCCTCCAGGGCACCCTGAaccttcccttcccatctcccctcccttctgttaAAACCCAGGCTAGGCTCTTAGGCCTCCTCTTGGGTCTCCACCCCCCACTCTGTGGTCTGTTTTCTGCATGTACACAGAGagaccctccccagctcccatTCCACCCAGGACACAGTCCAGGTCTCTGCTCAGCACTTGGGCCTGCACAATGTGCCCCCACCTCCCTTTCCATCCAGCTGAGCTGCTCCCCCTCCTGACgactcctccctctgcctgatTATACTGTACTCAGACTCCAAGTCTCCAAGTCAGCAGGAATGGGCTTGTTTTATTACACTGCCCCTACTATTAAGCATGAAACTTCTCAGGAGGTAAACGAATGATAGAGATGTAGAAACTCTGCTGATCAGGTCAGAAACAGCCTCTCcttcaccctggtgccccaggctCCTGCCCCACCAGCATTCCTGTCCCAGAGCTGCTCCACAGGACAAGACAGACCCCTCTCCTCAGGCTCCCATGGCCCCTCTATccactcctcctctgtcccttcctagCTCTGAGGAGGGTGGCAGACTAGAACTCCTCCCCTGAAGCTCCAAGGACCAAAGCACCCTCAGTCCCCAGGGTCTTTGCCAGGTGCAGACAAGACTAACAAAGGCCCATTCagcctctgtcccacccccaggcCTCCTGCTCAGCCCCTGCCACCCACCTCTGAGTACTCAGCCACATCTCGGTAAATATCCGTGTCTGGCACCTGCCCCAAGACAGAGTAGCGGGGCCTGTGAAGGAGACCATGTGAGGAAGGGGCAGCGAGGGGgtgccagggagcctgggtgacccCCAAGATGCAGGAAAGCGGTGGGGAGAAAGTGTGGGCCTCGCTCCCTCACGAGCTGGGATGGGGGGACCCAGAGGGGAGACTCACAGCTGCGTACGGAACACCACAAGCAGCAGGGAGAAGACAATGGCAACGGCCAGGCCAAGGTCCAGGTTCAGCAGGATGGTGGCCACAAAGGTCACCAGCCAGATGAGCTAAAAGCAGAAGGGCAGCGGTCAACAGGCTCTAGAGGGGGCCCTGCTGTAggtccccactcccacccatgGGCTCACAGGCCTCTCACCAGATCCACTCGATTTGCCTTCCAGAGGGAACATATGTCGGTGAACTGCTTCAACATGCCCTTCAGGTTCACGATAATGACGGCTGCCAGGACTGCCTGGGTGAGGGGAGTATCACCAGGGACTTCCGAGAGGCGCCCAGGTGCTGACAACCCTGACCACCCGGGCATGAGCCCCGCACGACGCTAGCCGCCACCTGCCCCCTGAACTGAACAACTTGGATCTCACTCGGAAGGGTTCCAATCCCTGATCCTTAACTCCAAATCCCACCCCAAAGAGCTCAACCTTGAAAAACAGGGCATGAGCTTgtgtccctgcccctcacctAGGACCTGACTGATTTGAGCCCCTGGCCTGGCCAGGTCCCTCAAGCCTGGCTGTGGGGAGGAGGCGGCTCACCTTGGGCAGGTCTTGGAAGAGTTCCCCAAGTTTGACGATGATGATGAGGATGAAGAGGGAGGAGACAGCCCCAGCCACCTGCAGGGTGGGAgtgagcaggggggtggggtggggtggagggtagGGGAGTAGGGTGCAGGGACGAGCAGGCAGGACCGCCCAGCCAGAGCGGTGTGCGTGCGCACAGATGCACACCCACACCCGAAGCCCACCTGCGTGTTGCCCCCGGTGCTCTCCTGTACCAGGCTGCGGGACATGGAGCAGCTCACAGGGAAGCACCGGAAGATGCCCCCGACGAGGTTACTGAGGCCGAGAGCCACCAGCTCCTGGTGGAGGGAAGTGCGGGTGTGTCATGTCTGGTCACTGTACCACTGTATCTAGGCCCAGGTGTCCCCAACCTCCACCCTCATTCAACAGCCTCCAGACTTGGCTACTGTCCCAGTCCCCTGAGTGGCCCCAGCACAtttgtttgctgtttcttttctttctttttaatgtttatttatttttgagagacagagacagagcatgaacgggggaggggcagagagagaaacacagaatctgaagcaggctccaggctgtcagcacagagcccaacatggggctcaaacccataaaccgtgtgatcatgacctgagccaaagtcggatgcttaaccgaccgaccgatccacccaggcgccccttgtttgctATTTCCCCCTGTCCCACCTGCTATACCACacaccgccccacccccaccccccaggccctggcatcTGTGTTTACCCAGCTGCCCCCATATCCTGCCGCCAGACCTGGTTGCTGTCCACCCGGTAGCCGTGCCTCAGGGCGAAGATCTTCCCCAGTGAGATGGCAATGGCGAAACCAACCACAGCGATGGTGAAGGCATAGCCCACAAGACTGGCGAACAGCTGGGGGTTGGGGGCCACTGGGGGCACCAGCCTGCAAAGGGCATCTGTGAGGCCAAAGGAGGGTGCTGGCCCTGGCCGCCCACCCCTCCCTAACCCAACAGGGGCCAGAGCTCACCCTGCAGGAATGTTGCCCACGACATCCACCCCAAATCTGCGCTTCAGACCCACGCCATAGGAGATGCCTGTGGCTCCGATGAGCTGGGGGGAGAGGACAGTCAGAGTGTGGAGAAACTACTTTGGCAGGGAAGAAGGGGGCCTGAAGCAAAGCCTTCAGGAGATGGGGAGGTGGACGACCGGGTAAGGTGCTGTTTGGGGACTGGAAGGCACCAACATGGGACCTTTCTGCTGTGGTTCCAGCCACTCCCCAGGAACTCTCCCTGGTGCCCACTCTGGCTGGTCTTTAAATCCCCGAGGGTACCTGCTGGCAGGGACATATCCTCccttgcccttctcccctgccccgaAGAATCCTAACCGTGAGCAGTTCCCCAGGGAGCGGCAGGGGCAGATGTCGCTGCAGTTTGTCATTCAGCAGTTtcaccagcaccagcaccacTCCTGCCACCAATGCGGTGACCACAGTGCCAACCACGCTCTGGGGCAGCTTCCAGCAGACCTCCAGAACTGTCTGAGGGGAGGCAGGGTCACAGCCAGCACTCCAGATGGTAGAGCACACCCTACAcgtccctcctcccaccctcactcACATAGATGAGGGACAGCGGCCCAGAGCGGCTGCTCAGTTGGAGGCCAAACACATACTTGAGCTGCGAGACGAAGACCTGTATGGACGCGGCTGTGGTATAGCCGCGGACCAGAGGCTCTGACAGGTAGGTGACCACGAAGCCGAAGTGGACCAGGCCCAGCCCCACCTGTGGGGTGGCCAAGGACAGTCAGGGAAGACAAAGGCCCTCAGGGCAGTTAGAGCACAGCCCGGGGCAGGTGGAATCCAAGGGGCATGAGTGAACAGCAATAGTGAGAAGGGCAGCGATGGTCAGACTCAGGGGAACTGGCAggtgagggtggggatggggttggCAGCAGTGGGGGTGGGAAACACATACTCCTGACTGCTCCGCACCTGGAAGAGGCCGACCAGGACACTGAGTGTGGCGGCCAGTTGCACTCgggcagcatctctggcctcctCATCGACTGTAGCATTCTCAGCCTGCAGGAAGTCCTCATCCGGGGCCAGGGATTCCGTCACACTGCCTACCATTACAGACATGACAGCAAAGGTACCTGCAGGGACAGGTCAGGGCAGGTCTGAAGGGGAGAGGGCACTGCCCTAACCAGGAGCCCTGTCCTTAAGGCAGAGGCCAGGAGACATTCAGCTCTAGACAAGTATCTTCAGACTATGCCATACAAACAGAGGCAATGCTGGCGGTCATGTATGAACCCAGAGCTC is a window from the Leopardus geoffroyi isolate Oge1 chromosome A2, O.geoffroyi_Oge1_pat1.0, whole genome shotgun sequence genome containing:
- the LOC123605640 gene encoding solute carrier family 26 member 6 isoform X5, whose amino-acid sequence is MGLSEALGQRDTEALLPVTQAMELRKRNYYVERPLLNQEQLEELGCLTSATEAHQWRTWFQCSYTRARALLLQHLPILAWLPRYPVRDWLLGDLLAGLSVAIMQLPQGLAYALLAGLPPVFGLYSSFYPVFIYFLFGTSRHISVGTFAVMSVMVGSVTESLAPDEDFLQAENATVDEEARDAARVQLAATLSVLVGLFQVGLGLVHFGFVVTYLSEPLVRGYTTAASIQVFVSQLKYVFGLQLSSRSGPLSLIYTVLEVCWKLPQSVVGTVVTALVAGVVLVLVKLLNDKLQRHLPLPLPGELLTLIGATGISYGVGLKRRFGVDVVGNIPAGLVPPVAPNPQLFASLVGYAFTIAVVGFAIAISLGKIFALRHGYRVDSNQELVALGLSNLVGGIFRCFPVSCSMSRSLVQESTGGNTQVAGAVSSLFILIIIVKLGELFQDLPKAVLAAVIIVNLKGMLKQFTDICSLWKANRVDLLIWLVTFVATILLNLDLGLAVAIVFSLLLVVFRTQLPRYSVLGQVPDTDIYRDVAEYSEAREVPGVKIFRSSATMYFANAELYSDALKQRCGVDVDHLISRKKKLVKKQEQKLKRLKKLQKQTAASKDTSVSIEVNSSTRDMESNNMEDSKAEGEGSAMSCRDGGAHACPERKATDLPAQVSTGNELEGMAASGQEGAKAPDVTTLKALGLPQPHFHSLILDLGALSFVDTVCLKSLKNIFRDFREIEVEVYMAACHTPVVAQLEAGHFFDASITKQHLFASVHDAVLFALQHPRSSPACPVLMTKL
- the LOC123605640 gene encoding solute carrier family 26 member 6 isoform X6, with the protein product MGLSEALGQRDTEALLPVTQAMELRKRNYYVERPLLNQEQLEELGCLTSATEAHQWRTWFQCSYTRARALLLQHLPILAWLPRYPVRDWLLGDLLAGLSVAIMQLPQGLAYALLAGLPPVFGLYSSFYPVFIYFLFGTSRHISVGTFAVMSVMVGSVTESLAPDEDFLQAENATVDEEARDAARVQLAATLSVLVGLFQVGLGLVHFGFVVTYLSEPLVRGYTTAASIQVFVSQLKYVFGLQLSSRSGPLSLIYTVLEVCWKLPQSVVGTVVTALVAGVVLVLVKLLNDKLQRHLPLPLPGELLTLIGATGISYGVGLKRRFGVDVVGNIPAGLVPPVAPNPQLFASLVGYAFTIAVVGFAIAISLGKIFALRHGYRVDSNQELVALGLSNLVGGIFRCFPVSCSMSRSLVQESTGGNTQVAGAVSSLFILIIIVKLGELFQDLPKAVLAAVIIVNLKGMLKQFTDICSLWKANRVDLLIWLVTFVATILLNLDLGLAVAIVFSLLLVVFRTQLPRYSVLGQVPDTDIYRDVAEYSEAREVPGVKIFRSSATMYFANAELYSDALKQRCGVDVDHLISRKKKLVKKQEQKLKRLKKLQKQTAASKDTSVSIEVNSSTRDMESNNMEDSKAEGEGSAMSCRDGGAHACPERKATDLPAVSTGNELEGMAASGQEGAKAPDVTTLKALGLPQPHFHSLILDLGALSFVDTVCLKSLKNIFRDFREIEVEVYMAACHTPVVAQLEAGHFFDASITKQHLFASVHDAVLFALQHPRSSPACPVLMTKL
- the LOC123605640 gene encoding solute carrier family 26 member 6 isoform X7; the encoded protein is MELRKRNYYVERPLLNQEQLEELGCLTSATEAHQWRTWFQCSYTRARALLLQHLPILAWLPRYPVRDWLLGDLLAGLSVAIMQLPQGLAYALLAGLPPVFGLYSSFYPVFIYFLFGTSRHISVGTFAVMSVMVGSVTESLAPDEDFLQAENATVDEEARDAARVQLAATLSVLVGLFQVGLGLVHFGFVVTYLSEPLVRGYTTAASIQVFVSQLKYVFGLQLSSRSGPLSLIYTVLEVCWKLPQSVVGTVVTALVAGVVLVLVKLLNDKLQRHLPLPLPGELLTLIGATGISYGVGLKRRFGVDVVGNIPAGLVPPVAPNPQLFASLVGYAFTIAVVGFAIAISLGKIFALRHGYRVDSNQELVALGLSNLVGGIFRCFPVSCSMSRSLVQESTGGNTQVAGAVSSLFILIIIVKLGELFQDLPKAVLAAVIIVNLKGMLKQFTDICSLWKANRVDLLIWLVTFVATILLNLDLGLAVAIVFSLLLVVFRTQLPRYSVLGQVPDTDIYRDVAEYSEAREVPGVKIFRSSATMYFANAELYSDALKQRCGVDVDHLISRKKKLVKKQEQKLKRLKKLQKQTAASKDTSVSIEVNSSTRDMESNNMEDSKAEGEGSAMSCRDGGAHACPERKATDLPAQVSTGNELEGMAASGQEGAKAPDVTTLKALGLPQPHFHSLILDLGALSFVDTVCLKSLKNIFRDFREIEVEVYMAACHTPVVAQLEAGHFFDASITKQHLFASVHDAVLFALQHPRSSPACPVLMTKL